The Pirellulimonas nuda genome includes a region encoding these proteins:
- a CDS encoding sigma-54-dependent transcriptional regulator, with protein sequence MPTVNRSTIGRNLDMLIVDDDEELREGLASYFTRRGHAVAQAADAQEALRQLESRAFGVAILDVVMPGMSGMDLLGRMRDEHVDTEVVLLTGEGSIETAVEAMKLGACDFLTKPIRLKQLEGVVHKAVETGRIRKENRQLSDLLRRSVSQHHMIGDSPAIREVFRLIERAGPSDKPILIQGESGAGKELIARALHEASPRADKPMVVINCAAMPELLLESELFGHEKGAFTGASASKPGLFEAADGGSLFIDEIGELSAALQPKLLRVLEDGSLRRVGSLKERRVDVRLIAATNRDITFEVQEKRFREDLYYRINMMTIQAPPLRERGADVRILAEHFCGEGWEFEPECLQAIEKYHWPGNVRQLINAIERMRILADNELLCKANLPPEVLGVGPHRGHLVYDSDIDLATLTRARIVQAMRENLGNKARAAEVLGVNRRSLYRLIGKYQILPSELGS encoded by the coding sequence ATGCCTACCGTGAACCGATCAACGATTGGCCGCAACCTAGACATGCTCATCGTCGACGACGATGAAGAGCTCCGTGAAGGGCTCGCCAGCTACTTCACTCGCCGCGGACACGCGGTGGCGCAAGCCGCCGACGCGCAAGAGGCGCTCCGTCAGTTGGAGAGCCGCGCCTTCGGCGTGGCGATCCTTGATGTGGTGATGCCCGGGATGTCCGGCATGGACCTGCTCGGCAGGATGCGCGACGAGCACGTCGACACCGAAGTTGTCTTGCTGACGGGGGAGGGCTCGATTGAAACGGCGGTCGAGGCGATGAAGCTCGGGGCCTGCGATTTTCTTACCAAGCCGATTCGGCTGAAACAGCTTGAAGGCGTCGTTCACAAGGCGGTCGAGACGGGGCGTATCCGGAAAGAGAACCGGCAACTCTCCGACCTGCTCCGCCGCAGCGTGTCGCAGCACCACATGATCGGCGATTCGCCGGCGATCCGCGAGGTGTTCCGGTTGATTGAGCGCGCCGGCCCCAGCGACAAACCGATCTTGATTCAGGGCGAGAGCGGCGCGGGGAAAGAGCTCATCGCTCGCGCTCTCCACGAGGCAAGCCCCCGCGCCGATAAACCGATGGTGGTGATCAACTGCGCGGCCATGCCGGAGCTGCTGCTGGAAAGCGAGCTCTTCGGGCACGAGAAAGGCGCCTTCACCGGGGCTTCCGCGTCGAAGCCGGGGCTCTTCGAGGCGGCCGACGGCGGGTCTCTCTTCATTGATGAGATCGGAGAGCTTTCTGCCGCGCTCCAGCCCAAGCTCTTGAGGGTGCTTGAGGACGGGTCCCTGCGACGCGTCGGCTCCCTCAAGGAACGCCGCGTGGACGTCCGGCTCATCGCGGCGACCAATCGAGACATCACGTTCGAAGTCCAAGAGAAGCGGTTTCGGGAAGACCTGTACTACCGGATCAATATGATGACGATTCAGGCGCCACCTCTACGGGAACGGGGCGCGGATGTGCGGATCTTGGCGGAGCATTTTTGCGGAGAGGGCTGGGAGTTCGAGCCCGAGTGCCTCCAGGCGATCGAGAAGTATCATTGGCCGGGCAACGTAAGGCAACTTATCAACGCGATTGAGCGGATGAGGATCTTGGCCGACAATGAGTTGCTGTGCAAAGCGAACCTTCCCCCCGAAGTGCTCGGCGTAGGCCCTCACCGAGGCCACTTGGTCTACGACTCCGACATCGACTTGGCCACGCTCACTCGAGCCCGGATCGTCCAGGCAATGCGCGAGAATCTCGGCAACAAGGCCCGCGCTGCAGAAGTGTTGGGCGTGAATCGCCGCAGTCTGTACCGCCTTATCGGCAAGTACCAGATTCTTCCGAGCGAACTGGGCAGCTAG
- a CDS encoding sensor histidine kinase, which produces MVQAERLAAVGQAVTSLAHESRNLLQTINIAAELIHLDASVDPKIIKHVACIESACDGLNSLLEEVREYAAPLRIDAERHPIQGVIADAWGSVLQAHPGRRAALCQSSPLPEKPSYDRFRMFQVFRNLFENSLAACEDPVEVSVVVKKIANERHPILSIVVSDNGPGLDPEQRRRVFEPFFTTKAKGTGLGMAIARKIMQAHRGSLSLGDEDCSGAEFRLELPL; this is translated from the coding sequence ATGGTCCAAGCCGAGAGGCTGGCAGCGGTCGGCCAAGCCGTGACAAGCCTGGCCCACGAGAGCCGCAACCTCCTTCAGACCATCAATATCGCCGCCGAACTGATTCACCTCGATGCCAGCGTGGATCCGAAGATCATCAAGCACGTTGCGTGCATCGAATCGGCGTGCGATGGCCTCAACTCCCTGCTGGAAGAGGTTCGCGAGTACGCGGCGCCGCTACGCATCGACGCAGAAAGACATCCGATCCAGGGCGTGATCGCGGACGCGTGGGGGTCGGTCCTACAGGCTCATCCGGGCCGGCGGGCTGCCCTCTGTCAATCTAGCCCTCTGCCGGAGAAGCCGTCTTACGACCGCTTTCGGATGTTCCAGGTGTTCAGAAACCTGTTTGAAAACTCGCTCGCTGCTTGCGAAGACCCGGTAGAAGTTTCGGTCGTGGTCAAGAAAATCGCCAATGAGCGCCATCCGATTCTATCCATCGTGGTCAGTGACAACGGCCCCGGTCTCGACCCAGAACAACGGCGCCGTGTCTTCGAGCCGTTCTTTACGACCAAGGCCAAGGGAACGGGGCTGGGCATGGCGATTGCTCGCAAGATCATGCAGGCGCATCGGGGGAGTCTTTCCTTGGGCGACGAGGATTGCTCCGGCGCGGAGTTCCGACTAGAGCTCCCTTTGTAG
- a CDS encoding cupin domain-containing protein — translation MLANLFADLPQEIAAELFTTIVDTPKLRIERIVSLGQASPEGFWYEQPQHEWVVLLRGAARLRFEDRTLELRPGDHVNLLSGQRHRIEWTSPDEPTVWLAVHYGSVE, via the coding sequence ATGCTCGCCAACCTCTTCGCCGACCTGCCCCAAGAGATTGCGGCAGAGCTTTTCACGACGATTGTGGACACGCCCAAGCTCCGCATCGAGCGGATCGTCTCCCTGGGGCAGGCGTCGCCAGAGGGCTTCTGGTACGAGCAACCGCAACACGAGTGGGTGGTCCTGCTGCGAGGGGCGGCGAGGCTGCGGTTTGAGGACCGCACGCTTGAGCTGCGACCGGGCGACCACGTGAACTTGCTCAGCGGCCAGCGCCACCGGATCGAATGGACGTCGCCCGACGAGCCCACGGTGTGGCTGGCGGTGCACTACGGGAGCGTCGAGTAA
- the nifJ gene encoding pyruvate:ferredoxin (flavodoxin) oxidoreductase yields MTGLQAIVDGNEAAADVAYRLNEVIAIYPITPASPMGELSDAWASRERQNLFGTVPRVIEMQSEGGAAGTLHGALQTGALATTFTASQGLLLMIPNMYKIAGELTPAVVHVAARTLATHALSIFGDHSDVMAARASGWAMLCASSVQEAHDFALVAQAASLEVRVPFLHFFDGFRTSHEVKRIARLTDAQLLSVIDLEAVEAHRGRALDPDHPVLRGTAQNPDVFFQSREAANPFYDATPQAVVSAMDRVARETGRRYYPFEFVGAPDSEQVVVLMGSGVGAAEEAVARLNESDHRVGLVKVRLYRPFAVDAFINALPATTKRVVVLDRTKEPGAVGEPLYQDVTVAIAEGWRVAYPQTPPPEVIGGRYGLSSKEFTPGMAAAALAEADKPQPKRHFTLGIYDDVTHTSLTWSESGFEESDDVMRAVFYGLGSDGTVGANKNSVKIIGKNTENHVQGYFVYDSKKAGATTVSHLRVSRRPIESTYLIRSAGFVACHFSALLERIDVLGTAKPGATFLLNSPYPPAEVWEHLNRDVQQAILDKNLNFFVIDASGIAAQVGLGGRINTIMQTCFFALTDIFDRESLLRHVRASVSDAYANRGATVLERNFAAIDAALTALHRVELPTNVTATRGRFLPVDSDAPDFVRRVTAKIISGEGDLLPVSALPVDGGFPVGTARFEKRSIAHEIPIWDADLCIECGLCAYVCPHAAIRLKRLDGELNGNAPPSFRQRHCTRGDLKGEWLTIQVAPDDCTGCGVCVDVCPARSKEQPKHKALNMRDKHDHLEPERSNFDYFLTLPEASRERVSAGSVQGSQLLLPLFEFSGACAGCGETPYLKLLSQLFGDRLVIANATGCSSIYGANLPTTPWTQDANGRGPVWSNSLFEDNAEFGLGMRLGIDQRLELARRLLERLAGAVGPDLATAILAASVEDETEIAEQRRRIALLRQKLGGVASADAKRLAGLADVFVPRSVWIVGGDGWAYDIGYGGLDHVLASGEDVNLLVLDTGTYSNTGGQASKATPRAATAKFASGGKETRKKDLGMLAVAYGNVYVAQVAIGANPQQTLRAMHEAQSHHGPSLVICYSQCIAHGVDMRTGMSHQKDAVKSGFWPLYRYDPRHARRGEHPLKVDSHRPTVKFRDFAMKEARFGLLAHAFPERVDHLFDLAQNDIDDQWRYYEQLGVIERSIDLESEGDKS; encoded by the coding sequence ATGACAGGTCTCCAAGCGATCGTCGACGGCAACGAAGCCGCGGCGGACGTGGCGTATCGCCTCAACGAGGTCATTGCGATTTACCCCATCACGCCGGCGTCGCCGATGGGCGAGCTGTCCGACGCCTGGGCTAGCCGAGAACGCCAGAACCTTTTTGGGACGGTCCCTCGGGTCATCGAGATGCAGAGCGAGGGTGGAGCCGCCGGCACCCTGCACGGCGCGCTTCAGACCGGCGCGCTTGCGACCACGTTCACGGCGTCGCAGGGCTTGTTGTTGATGATCCCGAATATGTACAAGATCGCCGGAGAGCTCACGCCGGCGGTGGTTCACGTCGCGGCGCGGACACTCGCGACGCACGCGCTGTCCATCTTCGGTGACCACAGCGACGTTATGGCCGCCAGGGCGTCGGGCTGGGCGATGCTGTGCGCCAGCTCGGTGCAAGAAGCCCACGACTTTGCGTTGGTCGCACAAGCCGCCAGCCTGGAGGTCCGCGTCCCCTTCCTGCACTTCTTCGACGGCTTTCGCACCTCGCACGAGGTTAAGCGGATCGCCCGCTTGACTGATGCACAGCTGCTTTCGGTGATCGATCTGGAAGCGGTCGAGGCGCATCGGGGTCGCGCGCTCGACCCGGACCACCCGGTTCTCCGCGGCACCGCTCAGAACCCGGATGTTTTCTTCCAGTCGCGTGAGGCCGCCAATCCCTTCTACGACGCCACGCCGCAGGCGGTCGTATCCGCCATGGACCGGGTGGCGAGGGAGACCGGGCGCCGCTACTACCCGTTTGAGTTTGTGGGCGCGCCCGACTCCGAACAGGTGGTGGTGCTGATGGGCTCGGGGGTGGGCGCCGCCGAAGAGGCCGTTGCACGCCTAAACGAAAGCGATCACCGCGTCGGATTGGTCAAGGTGCGGCTCTATCGGCCCTTCGCCGTCGACGCGTTCATCAACGCATTGCCCGCAACGACCAAGCGGGTTGTGGTTCTCGACCGCACCAAGGAACCGGGGGCCGTGGGCGAGCCCCTCTACCAGGACGTCACGGTTGCGATCGCGGAAGGCTGGCGCGTAGCGTACCCGCAGACCCCACCTCCGGAGGTGATCGGCGGCCGCTACGGCTTGTCGTCCAAGGAGTTCACGCCGGGGATGGCGGCGGCGGCGCTTGCCGAGGCGGATAAGCCCCAGCCAAAGCGGCATTTCACCCTTGGCATCTACGACGATGTCACTCACACGAGCCTCACCTGGAGCGAGTCAGGCTTTGAGGAGTCCGACGACGTGATGCGCGCCGTGTTCTACGGGCTGGGGAGCGACGGCACGGTGGGGGCGAACAAGAACTCAGTCAAGATCATCGGCAAGAATACGGAGAATCACGTCCAGGGGTATTTTGTTTACGACTCGAAGAAGGCCGGCGCCACGACCGTCTCGCACCTACGCGTGAGCCGACGGCCGATCGAGTCGACCTACTTGATCCGTAGCGCGGGCTTTGTCGCCTGCCACTTCTCCGCGCTGCTGGAACGGATCGACGTGCTCGGCACGGCCAAGCCGGGCGCCACCTTCTTGCTCAATTCCCCTTACCCACCTGCCGAGGTCTGGGAACACCTCAACCGTGATGTCCAGCAGGCCATCCTTGATAAGAACCTCAATTTCTTTGTGATCGACGCCAGCGGGATCGCCGCGCAGGTTGGCCTTGGGGGCCGCATCAACACGATCATGCAAACCTGCTTCTTCGCGCTCACGGATATCTTCGACCGGGAATCGTTGCTCCGTCACGTACGCGCCTCGGTTTCGGACGCCTACGCCAACCGGGGCGCGACGGTCCTCGAGCGGAACTTCGCCGCGATCGACGCTGCTTTGACGGCGTTGCATCGGGTCGAACTCCCAACGAACGTCACGGCCACTCGGGGGCGGTTCTTGCCGGTCGATTCCGATGCGCCCGACTTTGTGCGGCGAGTGACGGCCAAGATCATTTCTGGCGAGGGGGACCTGCTGCCGGTGAGCGCGCTCCCGGTGGACGGGGGCTTCCCGGTCGGAACCGCGCGGTTCGAGAAGCGGAGCATCGCCCACGAGATCCCGATCTGGGACGCCGACCTCTGCATCGAGTGTGGTCTGTGCGCCTACGTCTGCCCCCACGCCGCGATCCGGCTGAAGCGGCTCGACGGAGAACTCAACGGGAATGCGCCCCCGTCATTTCGGCAGCGGCACTGCACGCGTGGCGACCTGAAGGGAGAGTGGCTGACGATCCAGGTCGCGCCGGACGACTGCACCGGCTGCGGCGTGTGCGTCGACGTCTGCCCGGCGCGCAGCAAAGAGCAGCCCAAGCACAAGGCGCTCAACATGCGCGACAAGCACGACCACCTCGAACCGGAGCGGTCAAACTTCGACTATTTTCTCACCCTGCCCGAAGCGTCGCGCGAACGTGTAAGCGCGGGGTCCGTGCAGGGATCGCAGTTGCTGCTCCCGCTCTTCGAGTTCTCCGGCGCCTGCGCCGGGTGCGGCGAGACCCCCTACCTGAAGCTGTTGTCACAATTGTTCGGAGACCGGCTGGTGATCGCCAACGCGACGGGCTGTTCCTCGATCTACGGCGCCAATCTCCCCACGACCCCCTGGACCCAAGACGCCAACGGGCGCGGACCCGTCTGGTCGAACTCGCTCTTCGAAGACAACGCAGAGTTTGGGCTGGGGATGCGGCTCGGGATCGACCAGCGGCTGGAGCTTGCCCGCAGGTTGCTCGAGCGGCTGGCCGGCGCCGTAGGGCCTGACTTGGCTACGGCGATCCTCGCCGCGTCGGTCGAAGATGAGACAGAGATCGCCGAGCAGCGGCGGCGGATCGCGTTGCTGCGGCAGAAGCTCGGCGGAGTCGCCTCTGCCGACGCGAAGCGGCTCGCCGGCTTGGCGGACGTGTTCGTGCCCCGGTCGGTATGGATCGTCGGAGGAGACGGCTGGGCTTACGACATTGGGTACGGCGGGCTCGACCATGTGCTTGCATCCGGCGAAGACGTCAACCTGTTGGTGCTCGACACCGGGACCTACTCTAATACGGGGGGACAAGCGTCGAAGGCGACGCCGCGGGCCGCAACGGCGAAGTTCGCTTCCGGCGGCAAAGAGACCCGTAAGAAGGACCTGGGGATGCTCGCCGTAGCCTACGGCAACGTCTACGTTGCCCAGGTTGCGATCGGCGCAAACCCGCAGCAGACCCTGCGGGCGATGCACGAGGCGCAGTCGCACCACGGCCCTTCTCTGGTGATCTGCTACAGCCAGTGCATCGCCCACGGCGTCGACATGCGGACCGGCATGTCGCACCAGAAAGACGCCGTCAAGAGCGGTTTCTGGCCCCTCTACCGCTACGACCCCCGGCACGCGCGCCGTGGCGAGCACCCCCTGAAAGTCGACAGCCACCGTCCCACGGTCAAGTTCCGAGACTTCGCGATGAAAGAAGCCCGGTTCGGGCTGCTAGCGCATGCTTTCCCGGAAAGGGTCGACCACTTGTTTGACCTAGCTCAGAACGACATCGACGACCAGTGGCGTTACTACGAGCAGCTCGGTGTGATCGAGCGTTCGATCGATCTCGAAAGCGAAGGGGACAAGTCATGA
- a CDS encoding dihydroorotate dehydrogenase-like protein encodes MTPNLTTNYLGFELASPILASASPITSQPDVLKRLEACGAAGAVLPSLFEEQVVQEEMATHSVLELFTDQSAESLSYLPSFSSYNTGPDRYLRLVEEAKRAVSMPIVGSLNGATSGGWVRYARQIEEAGADALELNIYFIPSDPFVTGRDVERRYVSLVKAVRESIRIPLAVKIGPQFSSLPNLASQLDEAGADALVLFNRYLEPEIDLETLSVEPHLTLSRSSELRLSMRWIAILYGQVECGLAATSGVHSGIEALRALSAGANVVMVTSVLLKRGADYVAQMIQDMSNWLSDHDYASLDRLIGSMSRKNCPDPSGFERANYMKALVSYLDEGAHKNVADLVGGELLDQHDGPMR; translated from the coding sequence ATGACTCCCAATCTTACGACCAACTACCTGGGATTTGAGCTCGCGTCGCCGATCCTGGCCTCCGCCTCTCCTATCACTTCGCAACCGGACGTCCTCAAACGCCTCGAAGCTTGTGGGGCCGCCGGCGCGGTGTTGCCCTCCCTGTTCGAAGAACAGGTGGTCCAAGAAGAGATGGCTACCCACTCCGTGCTAGAGCTCTTCACCGACCAGTCCGCTGAGTCGCTCAGCTACCTGCCAAGCTTCTCCAGCTACAACACGGGGCCGGACCGCTACCTGCGACTGGTCGAGGAAGCGAAGCGGGCGGTGTCGATGCCGATTGTCGGGAGCCTGAACGGCGCCACCAGCGGTGGCTGGGTCCGCTACGCCCGGCAGATCGAGGAGGCCGGCGCGGACGCCCTCGAGCTGAACATCTACTTCATCCCCAGTGACCCTTTCGTTACGGGGCGCGACGTAGAGCGGCGGTACGTCAGCCTTGTGAAGGCGGTCCGGGAGTCGATCCGGATCCCGCTCGCGGTCAAGATCGGCCCGCAGTTTTCGTCTCTCCCCAATCTCGCCAGCCAACTAGACGAAGCAGGCGCGGACGCCCTCGTACTGTTCAATCGCTACCTAGAACCTGAGATCGACCTCGAGACGTTGAGCGTCGAACCGCACCTGACGCTCAGCCGATCGAGCGAGCTGCGGCTGTCGATGCGCTGGATCGCCATCCTGTATGGACAGGTAGAGTGCGGGCTCGCCGCCACCAGCGGCGTGCACTCGGGCATTGAAGCGCTCCGCGCCCTGTCGGCCGGCGCCAACGTGGTCATGGTGACTTCCGTGCTGTTGAAGCGGGGCGCCGACTACGTCGCCCAGATGATTCAGGACATGTCGAACTGGCTCTCCGACCACGACTACGCCTCGCTGGACCGGCTGATCGGAAGCATGAGCCGCAAGAACTGCCCGGATCCCTCCGGTTTCGAGCGTGCTAACTACATGAAAGCGCTTGTGTCGTACCTCGATGAGGGGGCTCACAAGAACGTCGCCGACTTGGTTGGCGGCGAACTCTTGGATCAACACGACGGCCCGATGCGTTGA
- a CDS encoding sulfatase-like hydrolase/transferase: MNRLASALTVLVTCLGQVQLATAEDRRMNVLFIYVEDLGYYTSERAAREPAAKIAGLQTPHLDALAREGVNFTHAFCGQSVCSPSKSAIYSGMLPHANGIWRNVFNRHGSRGGPDNWIPLASPLTPENDPSNTGVGGMHEDLPTLIQLLKRNGVYCALSGKLHVQPARNFPYDVFVDAADIDEVIAAAGDKPWLFWCNPGDTHAPFWKSIQHKLVNPKDRNSAPNDVDPAAIGMLPWLPDTPAARIDVAQYYSNVRNIDAFVGSMLDRLEASGEADRTLVVFTGDHGIPVQRGKTSVYPAGTQVPCFVRGPDVEGGRVISAPISQMDFNPTFLEALGIEPTAACQGRSLWPILGGQADRVAGRRTVMTETNNSFMSAPGNGSTTMARAVCDGRYYYIRNLIQETVGGPVEQTLFVGSGNGEYGSPGPQYAINLHDDTVLQKEAQPLPYELLRQLCMNDAPPRAIARQLMPRRALRVGTDRTMPR; encoded by the coding sequence ATGAACCGCCTTGCAAGCGCGCTTACAGTGCTGGTCACCTGCCTCGGCCAGGTTCAGCTGGCGACGGCCGAAGACCGGCGCATGAACGTGCTATTCATTTACGTTGAGGACCTTGGTTACTACACGAGCGAGCGAGCCGCCCGCGAGCCCGCCGCCAAGATCGCCGGGCTCCAGACCCCCCACCTAGACGCGCTCGCCCGCGAGGGGGTCAACTTCACACACGCCTTCTGTGGGCAGAGCGTCTGCTCACCCAGCAAAAGCGCTATCTACAGCGGGATGCTGCCGCACGCAAACGGCATTTGGCGGAACGTGTTCAACCGGCACGGCTCGCGGGGGGGCCCGGACAACTGGATCCCCCTTGCGTCGCCCCTCACGCCCGAGAACGACCCCTCGAACACCGGCGTAGGGGGCATGCACGAAGACCTGCCAACCCTCATCCAGCTCCTCAAAAGGAACGGCGTGTACTGCGCCCTCTCCGGCAAGCTGCACGTCCAACCGGCCCGCAACTTTCCGTACGACGTGTTTGTCGACGCGGCTGACATCGACGAGGTGATCGCGGCGGCCGGGGACAAACCGTGGCTGTTCTGGTGCAACCCGGGGGACACCCACGCCCCGTTCTGGAAGTCGATCCAGCACAAGCTGGTCAACCCCAAAGACCGCAATTCGGCCCCCAACGACGTCGATCCCGCGGCGATCGGCATGCTCCCATGGCTCCCCGATACCCCGGCGGCGCGGATCGATGTCGCCCAGTATTACTCCAACGTACGCAACATCGACGCGTTTGTCGGTAGCATGTTGGACCGGCTCGAGGCCAGCGGAGAGGCCGACCGCACGCTCGTGGTGTTCACGGGCGATCACGGCATCCCCGTTCAGCGAGGCAAGACCAGCGTCTACCCGGCGGGGACGCAGGTCCCCTGTTTTGTTCGCGGCCCCGACGTGGAAGGGGGGCGGGTGATTTCTGCCCCGATCTCGCAGATGGACTTCAACCCGACTTTTCTGGAAGCGTTGGGGATCGAACCGACCGCGGCCTGTCAGGGGAGATCGCTGTGGCCGATCCTAGGCGGCCAGGCGGACCGGGTGGCCGGCCGCCGCACGGTCATGACCGAAACCAACAACAGCTTTATGTCGGCCCCGGGCAACGGCTCCACAACCATGGCACGCGCCGTATGCGACGGCCGCTACTACTACATCCGCAATCTGATCCAAGAGACCGTCGGGGGCCCGGTCGAGCAGACGCTGTTCGTCGGCAGCGGCAACGGCGAGTATGGAAGCCCCGGTCCCCAGTACGCCATCAACCTGCACGACGACACGGTCCTGCAGAAGGAGGCTCAGCCCCTGCCGTACGAGCTGCTCAGGCAGCTCTGTATGAACGACGCCCCACCCAGGGCGATTGCACGTCAACTCATGCCCCGCAGAGCACTTCGAGTCGGTACTGATCGCACCATGCCGCGGTGA
- a CDS encoding ISAs1 family transposase, with protein MAEVSEAGIARHFEGLTDPRRREPIYPLVNVVVMALCAVLSGADDFVSIAAWSREKRGWLAKFLDLSAGVPSHDRFNAVFAALNPAEFEKCFLSWVTALHEVTDGQVIAIDGKTLRRSFDAASSKAAIHMVSAWATANHIALGQVVTDAKSNEITAIPRLLEMLEIKGCLVTIDAMGCQREIAERIVEGGGDYVLATKGNQPNLCEAIDAFFTAQLEDDCRNVACRRHESHEKGHGREEDRYYYLTKLPEGFPEREKWRGLKAIGMAVRITTHSDGAQTFDTRYYITSRYMSGKRFAEAVRGHWGIENSLHWQLDVTFGEDQCRVRKGHADANFSLLRRTTLSLLKNNTSRKLGVKNKRLTAAWCDQYRLEVLCGA; from the coding sequence GTGGCCGAGGTTTCCGAGGCAGGGATCGCGAGGCATTTCGAGGGGCTAACCGATCCGCGTCGGCGTGAGCCGATCTACCCGTTGGTGAACGTTGTGGTGATGGCGTTGTGCGCGGTCCTAAGCGGGGCGGACGACTTCGTGTCGATCGCCGCGTGGTCGAGGGAGAAGAGAGGGTGGCTGGCGAAGTTCTTGGACCTGTCGGCGGGCGTGCCTTCGCACGACCGCTTCAACGCGGTCTTCGCGGCCCTCAACCCGGCCGAGTTCGAGAAGTGCTTCTTGAGCTGGGTCACCGCGCTGCATGAGGTCACCGACGGCCAGGTGATCGCGATCGATGGTAAGACGCTGCGGCGCAGCTTCGACGCAGCGAGCAGCAAGGCGGCGATCCACATGGTGAGCGCCTGGGCGACCGCCAATCATATCGCCCTGGGGCAGGTCGTCACCGACGCCAAGAGCAACGAGATCACAGCCATCCCAAGGCTGCTTGAGATGCTGGAAATCAAGGGGTGTTTGGTGACCATCGACGCGATGGGGTGTCAACGGGAGATCGCCGAGCGGATCGTCGAAGGGGGCGGCGACTACGTGCTGGCGACCAAGGGGAACCAGCCGAACTTGTGCGAAGCGATCGATGCGTTCTTCACCGCGCAACTGGAAGACGACTGCCGGAACGTGGCGTGCCGACGGCACGAGTCGCACGAGAAGGGGCACGGCCGCGAGGAAGACCGTTACTACTACCTGACGAAGCTGCCGGAGGGGTTTCCCGAGCGTGAGAAGTGGCGTGGGCTCAAGGCGATCGGCATGGCGGTCCGCATCACCACCCATAGCGACGGCGCACAGACATTCGACACGCGCTACTACATCACTAGCCGCTACATGAGCGGCAAGAGGTTCGCCGAGGCGGTGCGCGGCCACTGGGGGATCGAGAACTCACTCCACTGGCAGCTCGACGTGACGTTCGGCGAAGACCAATGCCGCGTCCGCAAGGGACACGCCGACGCCAACTTCAGCCTGCTGCGCAGAACGACGCTGAGCCTGCTCAAGAACAACACCTCCCGAAAGCTCGGCGTAAAGAACAAACGCCTCACCGCGGCATGGTGCGATCAGTACCGACTCGAAGTGCTCTGCGGGGCATGA
- a CDS encoding DUF2252 family protein has protein sequence MLQIGALSAMHEHRGRCGWMLAHAHTRSGGPTQLTSYPGVNDWFDGAIADFAVAYVNQSEHGHPVLAEHRGEPYGGLRVPECRGLAAR, from the coding sequence ATGCTCCAAATCGGTGCTCTGAGCGCGATGCATGAGCACCGCGGCCGATGCGGCTGGATGCTGGCGCATGCTCACACGCGTTCGGGCGGGCCGACGCAACTCACCAGCTATCCAGGGGTTAACGACTGGTTTGACGGCGCCATCGCCGACTTCGCCGTAGCATACGTCAACCAGTCCGAGCACGGCCATCCTGTGCTTGCGGAGCACCGGGGAGAACCGTACGGCGGCCTACGCGTGCCGGAATGTCGAGGGCTTGCCGCCCGCTAG
- a CDS encoding BON domain-containing protein: protein MNTVTDRPDWPAAIESDQARRHSSHSAHLALRARKYAELNSVECEIFRGFAVLEGEVSTYYLKQLAQETVLHIDGVASVSNRLLVT, encoded by the coding sequence ATGAACACCGTAACCGACAGGCCTGATTGGCCGGCCGCGATCGAATCGGATCAAGCCCGCCGCCACTCCAGCCACTCGGCCCACCTCGCCCTGAGGGCAAGAAAGTACGCCGAACTCAACAGCGTCGAGTGCGAGATCTTTCGCGGTTTCGCCGTCTTGGAGGGAGAGGTTAGCACCTATTACTTGAAGCAGCTTGCCCAAGAAACGGTTCTTCACATCGACGGCGTGGCGTCGGTTTCTAATCGGCTGCTCGTCACTTGA